A genomic segment from Triticum dicoccoides isolate Atlit2015 ecotype Zavitan chromosome 1A, WEW_v2.0, whole genome shotgun sequence encodes:
- the LOC119367547 gene encoding probable ethylene response sensor 2 encodes MDACDCIEPLWQADDLLVKYQYISDFFIALAYFSIPLELIYFVKKSSFFPYRWVLIQFGAFIVLCGATHLINLWTFATYSKTIAVVMTVAKAATAVVSCITALMLVHIIPDLLSVKLRERYLKDKAEELDKEMGIIRTQEETGRHVHMLTHEIRSTLDRHTILRTTLVELGRTLGLAECALWMPSRSGTALHLSHTIHNSAPIGLVVPINLPVVSKVFNSNRAESIPHTSPLASIKADTSRYVPPEVVAVRVPLLHLTNFEINDWPELSAKSFAVMVLMLPPDSARKWRTHELELVEVVADQVAVALSHAAILEESMRARDLLMEQNIALDAARREAEMAICARNDFLAVMNHEMRTPMKAIVSLSSLLLETTLTAEQRLMIETILKSSDFLVTLTNDVLDISKLGNGSLELDIAPFNLHAAFTDVVNLIKPVAACKRLSVMVSLAPELPSCAIGDRKRLMQIMLNVAGNSIKFTKEGHISIAASIARPDSLRDPYASNLHPVPSDGSFYLVVQVKDTGCGIGPEDMAHTFRKFAHGENATMKLHNGNGLGLALSRRFVGLMQGNIWLDSEGVGKGCSATFFVKLGTPKKPNANANPRRMMAPLQPSKGAGGPGADALSISIRDGDSRIPRARYQSIA; translated from the exons ATGGATGCATGTGATTGCATCGAACCACTTTGGCAGGCCGATGATCTCCTTGTGAAGTATCAGTACATATCTGACTTTTTCATCGCACTTGCATACTTCTCGATCCCTTTGGAGCTCATATACTTTGTCAAGAAGTCATCATTCTTCCCTTACCGATGGGTGCTCATACAGTTTGGCGCCTTCATTGTGCTTTGTGGGGCAACTCACCTGATAAACTTGTGGACTTTCGCCACTTATAGCAAGACTATAGCGGTGGTAATGACAGTGGCGAAAGCTGCGACAGCAGTGGTTTCATGCATAACGGCATTGATGCTTGTGCACATAATTCCTGATTTGTTGAGCGTGAAGTTGCGAGAGAGGTATCTGAAGGATAAGGCTGAAGAGCTTGACAAAGAGATGGGGATTATAAGAACACAGGAGGAGACAGGCAGACATGTCCACATGCTCACACATGAGATAAGGAGCACGCTTGACAGGCACACTATTTTGAGAACTACGCTTGTTGAGTTGGGAAGGACTCTTGGGTTAGCTGAATGTGCCCTGTGGATGCCATCCCGCTCTGGAACAGCCCTTCACCTGTCCCATACAATCCATAACAGCGCTCCTATTGGCTTAGTTGTTCCTATAAATCTTCCGGTTGTTTCAAAGGTTTTTAATAGTAATCGTGCAGAAAGCATTCCACATACTTCCCCATTGGCTTCAATAAAGGCAGACACAAGCAGGTACGTGCCACCAGAGGTCGTAGCTGTCCGAGTTCCACTGCTGCACCTTACAAATTTCGAAATAAATGATTGGCCTGAGCTATCTGCAAAAAGCTTCGCGGTAATGGTTTTGATGCTGCCTCCAGACAGTGCAAGAAAATGGCGTACCCATGAACTAGAGCTTGTTGAAGTTGTTGCTGATCAG GTGGCAGTTGCACTGTCTCATGCTGCCATTTTGGAAGAGTCCATGAGGGCCCGTGATCTACTAATGGAGCAGAATATTGCCCTTGATGCAGCACGTCGAGAGGCAGAAATGGCTATATGTGCTCGTAATGATTTTCTTGCTGTGATGAACCATGAAATGCGTACTCCTATGAAAGCCATTGTTTCTTTATCCTCCCTCCTTCTGGAAACAACTCTTACGGCTGAACAACGCCTGATGATTGAGACTATACTAAAGAGTAGCGATTTTCTAGTCACTTTGACCAACGATGTTTTAGATATTTCCAAGCTTGGGAATGGGAGTCTTGAGCTGGACATTGCACCTTTCAACCTGCATGCTGCCTTTACGGAT GTGGTTAATTTGATTAAGCCAGTGGCTGCATGCAAAAGGCTCTCGGTAATGGTTTCCTTGGCTCCAGAGTTGCCTTCCTGTGCAATTGGTGATCGCAAGCGATTGATGCAGATAATGCTAAATGTTGCTGGCAACTCCATTAAGTTCACAAAGGAGGGTCACATTTCAATTGCAGCTTCCATAGCCAGGCCAGATTCATTGAGGGACCCATATGCTTCTAACTTACATCCAGTTCCCTCTGATGGGTCTTTCTACTTGGTTGTTCAG GTAAAAGACACCGGCTGTGGAATCGGACCAGAGGATATGGCTCACACCTTCAGAAAATTCGCACACGGTGAGAATGCAACAATGAAATTGCACAACGGCAACGGGTTGGGTCTGGCCCTCTCCAGAAG ATTTGTTGGCCTGATGCAAGGGAACATCTGGCTCGACAGTGAAGGTGTAGGGAAGGGATGTAGCGCCACGTTCTTTGTGAAACTCGGCACGCCCAAGAAACCAAATGCAAATGCAAATCCCCGAAGAATGATGGCGCCTCTACAACCAAGCAAAGGTGCTGGAGGCCCCGGCGCTGATGCTCTTAGTATATCCATACGAGATGGCGATTCACGGATTCCTAGGGCCCGCTACCAGTCGATCGCGTGA
- the LOC119367565 gene encoding 60S ribosomal protein L18-2-like, with the protein MGIDLVAGGRNKRTKRVAPKSDDVYLKLLVKLYRFLVRRTKSKFNAVILKRLFMSKTNRPPLSMRRLSNFMKGKEEKNIAVVVGTITDDMRIQEVPAMKVTALRFTETARARIVNAGGECLTFDQLALRAPTGENTILLRGPKNAREAVRHFGKAPGVPHSHTKPYVRSKGRKFEKARGRRNSRGFKV; encoded by the exons ATG GGTATCGACCTCGTTGCCGGCGGGAGGAACAAGAGGACCAAGCGCGTCGCGCCCAAGTCCGACGATGTCTACCTCAAGCTCCTCGTCAAG CTCTACCGTTTCCTGGTGAGGAGGACCAAGAGCAAGTTCAACGCCGTCATCCTCAAGAGGCTCTTCATGAGCAAGACCAACCGCCCGCCGCTCTCCATGCGCCGCCTCTCCAACTTCATGAAGGGAAAG GAGGAGAAGAACATTGCTGTGGTTGTTGGTACAATCACAGATGACATGCGGATCCAAGAGGTCCCAGCAATGAAGGTTACCGCTCTGAGGTTCACAGAGACAGCGAGGGCAAGGATTGTCAATGCTGGTGGGGAGTGCCTCACTTTTGACCAGCTTGCACTCCGTGCTCCAACTGGGGAGAACACG ATCCTGTTGAGGGGACCCAAGAATGCCCGTGAGGCGGTGAGGCACTTCGGCAAGGCGCCTGGTGTGCCGCACAGCCACACCAAGCCCTATGTGCGCTCCAAGGGTAGGAAGTTTGAGAAGGCTCGTGGTAGGAGGAACAGCCGTGGCTTCAAGGTTTAA